In Halopelagius longus, the following proteins share a genomic window:
- the malQ gene encoding 4-alpha-glucanotransferase — MRFDRQSGVFMHLTSLPGPHGIGDLGDGARTFVDWLDSAEQSLWQFCPLGPTSSVLGNSPYQSYSAFAGNPLLVSLERLRERGYLTDEELEPVPDFSDHEVEYDRVGDYKREKLRAAFDRFEEVATSDEREAFEAFRDRESAWLDGYALFMSLRTRYDGAWVDWPEEIRTHDEDALERHREELDAEIRYREFVQFVFDRQWRDLKEYANERGVRLVGDLPIYVALDSADVWAAPEAFDLTEENEPAVVAGVPPNPGDDGQSWGNPLYDWEYLRENDYDWWMDRLKRLFELVDITRIDHFKGFDEYWAIPAGEPPAAGEWREGPGAEFFEAVERELGDLPFVVEDLGFIDRGVVNLRDRFDFPGMRVPQYAAWCEQGHMYQPMHYPENCAAYTSTHDTDTLVGYYGDLPGDQRDCLHYNIGADGSEIHWSIIDAVWRSNAVLAFTTMQDVLGLGSEARFNVPGTAEGNWRWRCTEEGFDDDCANRLAGLTDEHIRD; from the coding sequence ATGCGATTCGACCGACAAAGCGGCGTCTTCATGCACCTGACATCGCTCCCCGGGCCGCACGGCATCGGCGACTTAGGGGATGGTGCCCGGACGTTCGTCGATTGGCTCGACTCGGCGGAGCAGTCGCTGTGGCAGTTCTGCCCGCTCGGTCCCACGTCGTCGGTCCTCGGCAACTCGCCGTACCAGTCGTACTCGGCGTTCGCCGGCAACCCCCTGCTGGTCAGCCTCGAACGACTCCGAGAGCGGGGATACCTGACGGACGAGGAGTTAGAACCCGTCCCCGACTTCTCCGACCACGAGGTGGAGTACGACCGCGTCGGCGACTACAAGCGCGAGAAACTCCGGGCGGCGTTCGACCGCTTCGAGGAGGTGGCGACGAGCGACGAACGCGAGGCGTTCGAGGCGTTCCGCGACCGGGAGTCCGCGTGGTTGGACGGGTACGCCCTGTTCATGTCGCTCCGGACGCGGTACGACGGGGCGTGGGTGGACTGGCCCGAGGAGATACGCACCCACGACGAGGACGCCCTCGAACGCCACCGCGAGGAACTGGACGCGGAGATACGCTACCGCGAGTTCGTCCAGTTCGTCTTCGACCGGCAGTGGCGCGACCTGAAGGAGTACGCCAACGAACGCGGCGTGCGGTTGGTCGGCGACCTGCCCATCTACGTCGCCCTCGACAGCGCAGACGTGTGGGCCGCCCCCGAGGCGTTCGACCTGACCGAGGAGAACGAACCGGCGGTGGTCGCGGGCGTCCCGCCCAATCCCGGCGACGACGGCCAGTCGTGGGGCAATCCGCTCTACGACTGGGAGTACCTCCGCGAGAACGACTACGACTGGTGGATGGACCGGCTGAAACGGCTCTTCGAACTCGTGGATATCACCCGCATCGACCACTTCAAAGGGTTCGACGAGTACTGGGCCATCCCCGCGGGCGAACCGCCCGCCGCGGGCGAGTGGCGCGAGGGGCCGGGCGCGGAGTTCTTCGAGGCCGTCGAACGCGAACTCGGCGACCTGCCGTTCGTCGTCGAGGACCTCGGCTTCATCGACCGAGGGGTGGTGAATCTCCGCGACCGGTTCGACTTCCCCGGCATGCGCGTCCCCCAGTACGCGGCGTGGTGCGAACAGGGCCACATGTACCAACCGATGCACTACCCCGAGAACTGCGCGGCGTACACCTCGACGCACGACACGGACACCCTCGTCGGGTACTACGGGGACCTGCCGGGCGACCAGCGGGACTGCCTCCACTACAACATCGGCGCGGACGGGTCGGAGATTCACTGGTCGATAATCGACGCCGTCTGGCGGTCGAACGCCGTCCTCGCGTTCACGACGATGCAGGACGTCCTCGGACTCGGGTCCGAGGCCCGGTTCAACGTCCCCGGCACCGCCGAGGGCAACTGGCGGTGGCGGTGCACCGAGGAGGGGTTCGACGACGACTGCGCGAACCGCCTCGCCGGCCTGACCGACGAGCACATCCGCGACTGA
- a CDS encoding mechanosensitive ion channel family protein has translation MVTRRLGYGSLALALTFSFAAAFVATTALFGDATVGDQSVNVLVRKVLTVGTVLTAAYGVYAIVTHAVGGRFENKRRVHDARNVLRLCFGAVAAVGVLGVLTEEWVGVLLSLGVVGFAITFALQQPILSLIGWFYIMLKRPFAVGERIEVEDTRGDVIEVGFLATELWEIHGHLVTTNQPSGRVVTVPNAQFLTSQVKNYSTLFEYVWSELTIQVAYETDLAFARQTMIDVADDYLGDEMEAAITMYRRRLARTPVDLDVPDRPTVNIVQTESWVELHLRFLSHPRRVTKTRNALYERIFEEFNEHDERVKFPLGRNR, from the coding sequence GTGGTTACACGACGACTCGGCTACGGTTCGTTGGCGCTCGCACTCACGTTCAGTTTCGCCGCGGCGTTCGTCGCGACGACGGCACTGTTCGGCGACGCCACGGTGGGCGATCAGTCGGTGAACGTCCTCGTCCGGAAGGTGCTCACCGTCGGAACGGTTCTCACCGCCGCCTACGGCGTCTACGCCATCGTCACGCACGCCGTCGGCGGGCGGTTCGAGAACAAGCGGCGCGTCCACGACGCGCGGAACGTGCTTCGCCTCTGCTTCGGGGCCGTCGCCGCCGTGGGCGTCCTCGGCGTCCTCACCGAGGAGTGGGTCGGGGTGTTGCTCTCCCTCGGGGTGGTCGGGTTCGCCATCACCTTCGCCCTCCAACAGCCGATTCTCTCGCTCATCGGGTGGTTCTACATCATGCTCAAGCGTCCGTTCGCCGTCGGCGAGCGAATCGAAGTCGAGGACACCCGCGGCGACGTCATCGAGGTGGGATTTCTGGCGACCGAACTGTGGGAGATTCACGGCCACCTCGTGACGACGAATCAACCGTCCGGCCGGGTCGTCACGGTTCCGAACGCGCAGTTTCTCACCTCGCAGGTGAAGAACTACTCGACGCTGTTCGAGTACGTCTGGAGCGAACTGACGATACAGGTCGCCTACGAGACGGACCTCGCGTTCGCCCGACAGACGATGATAGACGTGGCCGACGACTACCTCGGCGACGAGATGGAGGCGGCGATAACGATGTACCGGCGGCGACTCGCGCGCACCCCGGTGGACCTCGACGTACCCGACCGGCCGACGGTGAACATCGTCCAGACGGAGTCGTGGGTCGAACTCCACCTGCGCTTCCTCTCGCACCCGCGCCGCGTGACGAAGACCAGAAACGCCCTCTACGAGCGCATCTTCGAGGAGTTCAACGAACACGACGAACGCGTGAAGTTCCCCCTCGGGCGTAACCGCTGA
- a CDS encoding DNA-3-methyladenine glycosylase family protein → MAFETGALPLADVDGPFDLQATVESGQSYLWDRADGRMYDSIDVHGGDAWYETVVPPIDGVCDERTVVRVRQLDDRLEWEATGDAVPILRHLLRLDDDLDAIYDATPEDPLLERAYETYEGMRIVRDPPFPCLISFICSAQMRVSRIHGMQMALAEAYGEEIEVEGRTFEAFPSPDRLAGRTEAELRELGLGYRAPYVQRTAEMVAGGEDPLDATELEYEAARDRLTRFVGVGDKVSDCVLLFSLGFLEAVPLDTWIQSAIADHYPDCDRGTYAETSRAIRRRLGGEYAGYAQTYLFHYLRAGGE, encoded by the coding sequence ATGGCGTTCGAAACCGGTGCCCTCCCCTTGGCGGACGTGGACGGCCCCTTCGACCTGCAGGCGACGGTAGAGAGCGGTCAGTCCTACCTCTGGGACCGCGCGGACGGTCGGATGTACGACTCGATCGACGTCCACGGCGGCGACGCGTGGTACGAGACGGTCGTCCCGCCGATAGACGGCGTCTGCGACGAACGGACGGTCGTCCGCGTCCGGCAACTCGACGACAGACTGGAGTGGGAGGCGACGGGCGACGCCGTCCCGATTCTCAGACACCTCCTCCGGTTGGACGACGACTTGGACGCGATTTACGACGCGACGCCCGAGGACCCCCTGCTCGAACGCGCCTACGAGACCTACGAGGGGATGCGAATCGTCCGCGACCCGCCGTTTCCCTGCCTGATTTCGTTCATCTGCTCCGCGCAGATGCGCGTCTCCCGCATCCACGGGATGCAGATGGCTCTCGCGGAGGCGTACGGCGAGGAAATCGAAGTCGAGGGGCGAACGTTCGAGGCGTTCCCCTCGCCGGACCGACTCGCAGGACGGACGGAGGCGGAACTGCGCGAGTTGGGTCTCGGCTACCGCGCGCCGTACGTTCAGCGTACCGCCGAGATGGTCGCGGGCGGCGAGGACCCGCTCGACGCGACGGAACTCGAGTACGAGGCGGCCCGCGATAGACTCACCCGGTTCGTCGGCGTCGGCGACAAAGTGTCCGACTGCGTCCTTTTGTTTTCGCTCGGGTTCCTCGAAGCCGTCCCCCTCGATACGTGGATTCAGTCGGCTATCGCCGACCACTACCCCGACTGCGACCGGGGGACGTACGCCGAAACCTCCCGGGCGATTCGACGGCGACTCGGCGGCGAGTACGCCGGATACGCCCAGACGTACCTCTTTCACTACCTCCGCGCGGGCGGCGAGTGA
- a CDS encoding DUF555 domain-containing protein: MDCRVVVEAAVPVYDVETPDEAIRIAISKTGEMLNPDLNYVEINMGSRTSPSGEELPPAFIAADEALVALELEMTVFNVEQEEHASRIARKEIGQLLENVPLKILRVEELPDEEDEREESDSTDSVDDDDDDLIPEFEELVDDS; the protein is encoded by the coding sequence ATGGATTGTAGAGTCGTCGTCGAGGCCGCAGTTCCGGTGTACGACGTCGAGACGCCCGACGAGGCCATTCGCATCGCCATCTCGAAGACGGGCGAGATGCTCAATCCGGACCTCAACTACGTCGAGATAAACATGGGGTCGCGGACCTCTCCGTCGGGCGAGGAACTACCCCCCGCGTTCATCGCCGCAGACGAGGCGCTCGTCGCCCTCGAACTGGAGATGACCGTCTTCAACGTCGAACAGGAGGAGCACGCCTCCCGAATCGCGCGGAAGGAGATCGGTCAACTCCTCGAGAACGTCCCGCTGAAAATCCTCCGGGTCGAGGAACTGCCGGACGAGGAGGACGAACGCGAGGAGTCCGACTCCACCGACTCCGTCGACGACGATGACGACGACCTCATCCCCGAGTTCGAGGAGCTCGTAGACGACTCCTGA
- a CDS encoding UPF0058 family protein: MKKQELIHLHGLLAEVHSHVEQWEDDDVPLTAYNELGVRPTSIHKSKTDHKAAVFKLAKGITSSFEETTQERVAPKAD; the protein is encoded by the coding sequence ATGAAGAAGCAGGAGCTCATCCACCTGCACGGCCTGCTCGCAGAAGTACACAGTCACGTAGAACAGTGGGAAGACGACGACGTTCCACTTACTGCGTATAACGAACTTGGGGTTCGGCCGACGTCTATCCACAAGTCCAAGACAGACCACAAAGCAGCCGTGTTCAAACTGGCGAAAGGCATCACCTCGTCGTTCGAAGAGACGACGCAGGAGCGCGTTGCTCCGAAGGCCGACTGA
- a CDS encoding translation initiation factor IF-2 subunit beta: MDYEDTLDRALEETPDVAEGQHRFEVPDPTIRQEGNATVYENFEDTYDRLARDPDHLLKFLQTELGTSASVDARDRARFTGSFKQRRVADAIDEYVDSFVLCGECGSPDTRLVEEQGATVLKCDACGALSPVPDQ; encoded by the coding sequence ATGGACTACGAGGATACTCTCGACCGGGCGCTAGAGGAGACGCCGGACGTCGCGGAGGGTCAACATCGCTTCGAGGTCCCCGACCCGACGATTCGACAGGAGGGTAACGCGACGGTGTACGAGAACTTCGAGGACACGTACGACCGCCTCGCGCGCGACCCCGACCACCTGCTGAAGTTCCTGCAGACGGAACTCGGGACGAGTGCGAGCGTCGACGCCCGCGACCGCGCCCGGTTTACGGGGTCGTTCAAACAGCGTCGGGTCGCCGACGCGATAGACGAGTACGTCGATTCGTTCGTCCTCTGCGGCGAGTGCGGGTCGCCGGACACGCGACTCGTCGAAGAACAGGGTGCGACGGTGCTGAAGTGCGACGCCTGCGGGGCGCTCTCGCCGGTCCCCGACCAGTAA
- a CDS encoding DUF7836 family putative zinc-binding protein translates to MVEAFVRLLCPECRKDWESAPTDLFDPKENFTCEGCGTTRRLSEFMRTERDLETVKQFQ, encoded by the coding sequence ATGGTCGAAGCCTTTGTCCGTCTGTTGTGTCCCGAATGTCGGAAGGACTGGGAGTCCGCGCCGACTGATCTGTTCGACCCGAAGGAGAACTTTACCTGCGAAGGCTGCGGCACGACTCGTCGACTCTCCGAGTTCATGCGGACCGAACGCGACCTCGAAACGGTGAAACAGTTTCAGTAG
- a CDS encoding transcription initiation factor IIB has translation MSDTTIREYVSTNRQQTTDEQTEERTNETEREETCPECGGDLVADEEHGETVCADCGLVVEEDSVDRGPEWRAFNSSERDSKSRVGAPTTHMMHDKGLSTNIGWQNKDAYGKSLSARQREQMQRLRTWNERFRTRDSKERNLKQALGEIDRMASALGLPENVRETASVIYRRALSDDLLPGRSIEGVATASLYAAARQAGTPRSLDELERVSRVDKMELTRTYRYVVRELKLEIEPADPEQYVPRFASDLDLSDEAEREARRLLRNAKESGIHSGKSPVGLAAAAVYAAALLTNEKVTQSQVSDVASISEVTIRNRYKELLEADDRGIFA, from the coding sequence ATGAGCGATACAACAATCCGAGAGTACGTCAGCACGAATCGACAGCAGACTACCGACGAACAGACCGAAGAACGAACGAACGAGACCGAACGCGAAGAGACCTGTCCCGAGTGCGGCGGCGACCTCGTCGCCGACGAGGAACACGGCGAGACCGTCTGTGCGGACTGCGGACTCGTCGTCGAGGAGGACTCCGTGGACCGCGGGCCGGAATGGCGCGCGTTCAACTCCTCGGAGCGCGACTCGAAGTCCCGCGTCGGCGCACCGACGACCCACATGATGCACGACAAGGGTCTCTCGACCAACATCGGGTGGCAGAACAAGGACGCCTACGGGAAGTCGCTGTCGGCGCGTCAGCGCGAACAGATGCAGCGTCTCCGCACGTGGAACGAGCGGTTCCGCACCCGCGACTCCAAGGAGCGCAACCTGAAGCAGGCGCTCGGCGAGATCGACCGGATGGCCTCGGCGCTCGGCCTGCCCGAGAACGTCCGAGAGACCGCCTCGGTCATCTACCGCCGCGCGCTCAGCGACGACCTGCTGCCGGGACGCTCCATCGAGGGCGTCGCGACGGCGTCGCTGTACGCCGCGGCGCGGCAGGCGGGTACCCCCCGCTCGCTCGACGAGTTAGAGCGCGTCTCCCGCGTCGACAAGATGGAACTGACCCGGACGTACCGCTACGTCGTCCGCGAACTGAAGCTCGAAATCGAGCCCGCCGACCCCGAGCAGTACGTCCCGCGGTTCGCCTCCGACCTCGACCTCTCCGACGAGGCCGAACGTGAGGCGCGCCGGCTACTGCGCAACGCCAAGGAGTCCGGCATCCACTCCGGGAAGTCGCCGGTCGGCCTCGCGGCCGCCGCCGTCTACGCGGCCGCCCTGCTCACCAACGAGAAGGTGACGCAGAGTCAGGTCAGCGACGTGGCGAGCATCTCGGAGGTCACCATCCGCAACCGCTACAAAGAGCTCCTCGAAGCGGACGACCGAGGAATCTTCGCGTAA
- the corA gene encoding magnesium/cobalt transporter CorA: MISSLVYDAGDVDEFRVESETDLREARDAPGTTWVRVADPTDAELERIIDAFGVHPLAVEDIQNDVRPKTEEYPAHTFVLVKTAMLRRGETTFDEEVRTRPVGLFLGPEWLVTITDEEGPVSAVSRVWRSVENRDGRTLQYGPDFAAYRVVDRIVDDYFDLLDDVEDTIEDVEDGVLEEPDEDVLEALNAVRRDLLSFRKVVWPTREAIAVLSRGDAVHVREQTERYYRDVYDHLVEVVDLTETYRDLARGARDIYLNALSQSTNEVMKRLTVVATIFIPLTFVVGVYGMNFANSPYNMPELEWAFGYPAVMVGMAFVSFILLAYFRREGWM; encoded by the coding sequence ATGATTTCGTCTCTCGTCTACGACGCGGGCGACGTCGACGAGTTCCGGGTCGAGTCGGAGACGGACCTCAGAGAGGCGCGCGACGCGCCCGGCACGACGTGGGTGCGCGTCGCCGACCCGACGGACGCGGAGCTAGAGCGGATAATCGACGCGTTCGGCGTCCACCCCCTCGCGGTCGAGGACATCCAGAACGACGTGCGGCCGAAAACCGAGGAGTACCCCGCACACACGTTCGTCCTCGTGAAGACGGCGATGCTCCGCCGGGGGGAGACCACGTTCGACGAGGAGGTTCGCACGCGGCCGGTCGGACTGTTCCTCGGCCCCGAGTGGTTGGTCACGATAACCGACGAGGAGGGGCCGGTGAGCGCGGTGTCGCGCGTCTGGCGGTCGGTGGAGAACCGCGACGGGCGGACGCTCCAGTACGGCCCGGACTTCGCCGCCTACCGGGTCGTCGACCGAATCGTGGACGACTACTTCGACCTCTTAGACGACGTGGAGGACACCATCGAAGACGTGGAGGACGGCGTGCTCGAGGAACCCGACGAGGACGTGTTGGAGGCGTTGAACGCGGTCAGACGCGACCTCCTCTCGTTCCGGAAGGTCGTCTGGCCGACGCGGGAGGCCATCGCAGTCCTCTCCCGCGGGGACGCCGTTCACGTCCGAGAGCAGACGGAACGCTACTACCGCGACGTGTACGACCACCTCGTAGAGGTGGTAGACCTCACTGAGACGTACCGCGACTTGGCGCGCGGCGCGCGCGACATCTACCTCAACGCCCTCTCCCAGTCCACGAACGAGGTGATGAAGCGCCTCACCGTCGTGGCGACGATATTCATCCCCCTCACCTTCGTCGTCGGGGTGTACGGGATGAACTTCGCGAACAGTCCGTACAACATGCCCGAACTGGAGTGGGCGTTCGGCTACCCCGCGGTGATGGTAGGGATGGCGTTCGTCTCGTTTATCCTCCTCGCGTACTTCCGGCGCGAGGGATGGATGTAA
- a CDS encoding DUF6517 family protein has translation MKISRTVAVLLAVAVLVSTSGCVGVLTGQEPLTVSADPAAVEESVASNAGYASNGTRTVEVNRTFSVAGQERTVVAENKMTTYEKSLDLVVVEAKLGVFTVVSTPAVEVAGKTLNPIGDYSNARLVELVQNRYSGLSDVRKVSSRTITVQGTETEVTKFAGKANVQGRQVDVYVHVTKYRDGDDFVVAIGIYPQQLNGEQQNVISMMRAIQHPA, from the coding sequence ATGAAAATCAGCCGTACAGTAGCCGTCCTTCTCGCAGTCGCGGTGCTCGTCTCGACGAGCGGATGCGTGGGCGTTCTCACCGGGCAGGAACCGCTCACCGTCTCCGCCGACCCGGCCGCCGTCGAGGAGTCCGTCGCGTCGAACGCCGGGTACGCCTCGAACGGGACGAGGACCGTCGAGGTGAACCGCACGTTCAGCGTCGCCGGGCAGGAGCGAACGGTCGTCGCGGAGAACAAGATGACGACGTACGAGAAGTCGCTGGACCTCGTGGTCGTCGAGGCGAAGTTGGGCGTCTTCACCGTCGTCTCGACGCCCGCCGTCGAAGTCGCCGGGAAGACGCTCAACCCCATCGGCGACTACTCGAACGCGCGCCTCGTCGAACTCGTGCAGAACCGATACAGCGGCCTCTCGGACGTCCGGAAGGTGAGTTCGCGGACTATCACCGTCCAAGGGACGGAGACCGAGGTGACGAAGTTCGCCGGGAAGGCGAACGTCCAAGGGCGGCAGGTGGACGTGTACGTCCACGTCACGAAGTACCGCGACGGCGACGACTTCGTGGTCGCCATCGGCATCTACCCGCAACAGCTTAACGGTGAACAGCAGAACGTCATCTCGATGATGCGGGCGATTCAGCACCCCGCATAG
- a CDS encoding NOP5/NOP56 family protein — translation MTDGTPAEAGWFEDADAGDDAAATAIREGRAEAPADWPTRAVDAGFAADESDYYEKLRAATIDAARDAAAERERADDKQLVHAVRAMDDAERTANELAERLAEWAGTLYDDAGVGIDGARDIAEKEPETPVEERVVSLAERVADLADERDDLRAFVETRAPTAAPNLSEMAGPVLAARLVALAGGLESLAKKPSGTVQVLGAEDALFAHLRGRGSSPKHGVIFTHEYVRGTHPENRGSAARAFAGKLAIAARIDHYAGDFRPDLHEELRERMETIRAREVDE, via the coding sequence ATGACCGACGGAACCCCCGCGGAGGCGGGATGGTTCGAAGACGCGGACGCCGGCGACGACGCGGCGGCGACGGCGATTCGCGAGGGCCGTGCGGAGGCGCCCGCGGACTGGCCGACGCGAGCCGTAGACGCCGGGTTCGCCGCCGACGAGTCGGACTACTACGAGAAACTCCGCGCTGCGACCATCGACGCGGCGCGCGACGCCGCCGCCGAACGCGAACGCGCAGACGACAAGCAACTGGTCCACGCCGTCAGGGCGATGGACGACGCCGAACGCACGGCGAACGAACTCGCCGAACGCCTCGCGGAGTGGGCCGGGACGCTCTACGACGACGCGGGCGTCGGCATCGACGGCGCGCGCGACATCGCCGAGAAAGAGCCCGAGACGCCGGTCGAGGAGCGAGTCGTCTCCCTCGCGGAACGCGTCGCGGACCTCGCGGACGAACGCGACGACCTGCGCGCGTTCGTCGAGACGCGCGCGCCGACGGCCGCGCCGAACCTCTCGGAGATGGCCGGGCCGGTGCTGGCGGCGCGACTCGTCGCCCTCGCGGGCGGTCTGGAATCGCTGGCGAAGAAGCCCTCCGGCACCGTGCAGGTCCTCGGCGCGGAAGACGCCCTCTTCGCGCACCTCCGGGGTCGCGGGTCCTCTCCCAAACACGGCGTCATCTTCACCCACGAGTACGTCCGCGGAACCCACCCCGAAAACCGGGGATCGGCCGCCCGCGCGTTCGCCGGGAAACTCGCCATCGCCGCGCGAATCGACCACTACGCCGGCGACTTCCGCCCGGACCTCCACGAGGAGTTGCGGGAACGCATGGAGACCATTCGCGCGCGGGAGGTGGACGAATGA
- a CDS encoding fibrillarin-like rRNA/tRNA 2'-O-methyltransferase, translating to MSDSLPEGVERRRFDGRERLATRGATVYGEPTDEGWRAWDAGRSKLGAMLELGVETGLEGGETVLYLGAASGTTVSHVADFAGPTYAVEFAPRPVRDLVGVAEDRQNLFPLLKDARKPETYAHVVESDVDCIVQDVATRGQATVALRNGRFLADDGVLLAAVKARSEDVLEDPADVFESVTDELCEGYEILETVRLDRYHDDHLGVVAKPK from the coding sequence ATGAGCGACTCCCTCCCCGAGGGCGTCGAACGCCGCAGGTTCGACGGCCGAGAGAGACTGGCGACGCGGGGGGCGACCGTCTACGGCGAACCGACCGACGAGGGGTGGCGCGCGTGGGACGCGGGTCGGTCGAAACTCGGCGCGATGCTCGAACTCGGCGTCGAGACGGGGTTAGAGGGCGGCGAGACGGTCCTGTATCTGGGGGCGGCCTCCGGGACCACCGTCTCGCACGTCGCGGACTTCGCCGGGCCGACGTACGCCGTCGAGTTCGCGCCGCGTCCCGTCCGCGACTTGGTCGGCGTCGCCGAGGACCGACAGAACCTCTTTCCCCTCCTGAAGGACGCCCGAAAGCCCGAGACGTACGCGCACGTCGTCGAGTCGGACGTGGACTGCATCGTCCAAGACGTGGCGACGCGGGGGCAGGCGACGGTCGCCCTCCGGAACGGGCGGTTCCTCGCCGACGACGGCGTTCTCCTCGCGGCGGTCAAAGCCAGAAGCGAGGACGTTCTCGAAGACCCTGCGGACGTGTTCGAGAGCGTCACCGACGAACTGTGCGAGGGGTACGAGATTCTGGAGACGGTGCGCCTCGACCGCTACCACGACGACCACCTCGGCGTGGTCGCGAAACCGAAGTAG
- a CDS encoding glutamate--cysteine ligase, translated as MELGSADAFDRMGTLGVEEEFYIVDADGRPTSGIADLIYDHEPSGILEGRLDHELFQFTIETQTPLIERPDEAAEKVRAVREALVDYAAEHGYRIAGAGLHPAAKWRELDHATKPRYKEQLDRIQYPQHRNTTAGLHVHVGVDDADKATWVANELRWYLPPVLALSVNSPFWNGFDTGLSSARAKIFENLPNTGMPTHFEDFEAYRRFERRMVESGSINDRGELWYDVRPHTGHGTVEVRTPDGQADPELTMAFVEYVHALVLDLADRYEDGESGSDVRRELLDENKWRAMRYGHDAEFIVGDGVADRWSAARRDSLDDADTVSLETFVAEECDRLGVSGLREVYDRESGAERQRRIHESEGLDALCRDLCLD; from the coding sequence ATGGAGCTAGGGTCCGCGGACGCGTTCGACCGGATGGGTACGCTCGGCGTCGAAGAGGAGTTCTACATCGTCGACGCCGACGGTCGCCCGACATCGGGCATCGCGGACTTGATCTACGACCACGAACCGTCGGGGATACTCGAAGGCCGCCTGGACCACGAACTGTTCCAGTTCACCATCGAGACGCAGACGCCCCTCATCGAACGCCCGGACGAGGCCGCAGAGAAAGTCCGCGCCGTCCGCGAGGCGTTAGTCGACTACGCCGCGGAACACGGCTATCGCATCGCCGGCGCGGGTCTGCATCCCGCCGCGAAGTGGCGGGAACTCGACCACGCGACGAAACCGCGCTACAAGGAGCAACTCGACCGCATCCAGTATCCGCAGCACCGAAACACGACCGCGGGCCTCCACGTCCACGTCGGCGTGGACGACGCGGACAAGGCGACGTGGGTGGCGAACGAACTCCGGTGGTACCTCCCGCCGGTGTTGGCCCTGTCCGTGAACTCGCCGTTCTGGAACGGGTTCGACACGGGCCTGTCGTCGGCCCGCGCGAAGATATTCGAGAACCTCCCGAACACGGGCATGCCGACGCACTTCGAGGACTTCGAGGCGTACCGGCGGTTCGAACGCCGGATGGTCGAGTCCGGGTCGATAAACGACCGCGGGGAACTGTGGTACGACGTGCGCCCCCACACGGGCCACGGCACCGTCGAGGTCAGAACCCCCGATGGGCAGGCGGACCCCGAACTCACGATGGCGTTCGTCGAGTACGTCCACGCCCTCGTCCTCGATTTGGCGGACCGCTACGAGGACGGCGAGTCGGGCTCGGACGTCCGCCGCGAACTCCTCGACGAGAACAAGTGGCGCGCGATGCGGTACGGCCACGACGCGGAGTTCATCGTCGGAGACGGCGTCGCGGACCGCTGGTCGGCGGCACGCCGGGATTCTCTCGACGATGCGGACACCGTCTCCCTCGAAACGTTCGTCGCCGAGGAGTGCGACAGACTCGGCGTGTCCGGCCTCCGCGAGGTGTACGACCGCGAAAGCGGCGCGGAGCGACAGCGACGAATCCACGAGTCGGAGGGATTGGACGCCCTCTGTCGGGACCTGTGTCTCGACTGA
- a CDS encoding winged helix-turn-helix domain-containing protein, producing the protein MSADDIDDDTEAGTADTDEVAADESTTERSPRTRLEAEADRAVEEFDEGIVDLLAWLLDTETRARIYVFLRQHPHSTSEEVADGTGLYPSTVREALAELHDEETVARRKRQNSGAGNNPYEYTAIPPSELVHGVVGQVQSQLNTVFNLDRRLGGADADGDAEPVTITVEEAAEE; encoded by the coding sequence ATGTCTGCGGACGATATCGACGACGACACGGAGGCGGGGACTGCCGATACAGACGAGGTAGCCGCCGACGAATCGACGACCGAACGCTCGCCGCGAACGCGCCTCGAAGCGGAGGCCGACCGCGCCGTAGAGGAGTTCGACGAGGGCATCGTCGACCTCTTGGCGTGGCTTCTCGACACGGAGACGCGCGCGCGAATCTACGTGTTCCTCCGACAGCACCCCCACTCGACCAGCGAGGAAGTCGCCGACGGGACGGGACTGTACCCGAGCACGGTCCGCGAGGCGTTGGCGGAACTCCACGACGAGGAGACGGTTGCCCGCCGGAAGCGACAGAACTCCGGCGCGGGCAACAACCCCTACGAGTACACGGCCATCCCGCCGAGCGAACTCGTCCACGGCGTCGTCGGGCAGGTGCAGTCGCAGTTGAACACCGTGTTCAACCTCGACCGGCGTCTCGGCGGCGCGGACGCCGACGGCGACGCGGAACCGGTCACCATCACCGTCGAGGAAGCGGCCGAGGAGTGA